One Vicia villosa cultivar HV-30 ecotype Madison, WI linkage group LG5, Vvil1.0, whole genome shotgun sequence genomic window, TCTTCTCTATTATCTGGGTTAAGATAGATCCATTTGTGAACAAAGTTGACAGTGAGACCATTGCTGAAACTTGTGTTGCTATAGATTGTTGAGTCACTTGAAGAGTTTTGGGAACTATATGTAAAAAGATGCATACATGGGATAATGATTCGATCCATTGTTTGTGTAAAGTCATAACTCATCATAGGATTGGTTCTTTGTTGAAATGTGTAACCATGTTGAACTAAGATTGGAAATATATGTTATAAGCTTTGGACAAACTTCCTCTCTAAGGGGTGTAGTAGCATACTGGCCTAAAACTACATACTGTCAAAAACATGATACTCAATAGCTTACTCTTTGACCTAAATTGTATTTTTGTACAATGTCAAATGGGGTGTTCGACTTTTTCTATTTAAATAACACAACTCTTAAAAAATCATCAAAGTTCATCCATATATTATTATCTTCTTGAGAGTTAATTTTTCAGAATCTTTATAAGACAACAAATTTTCAATTGTATTGAGTATATTAGTGTGTGTTTGGAAAATACGAAAAATATGATAGAAAATCACAGTGGGACAGAAATTACACATACCAACTTCTTAAAATCATGCCAATACCAACTTCTTAAAATCATGCTGAAAAAGGTCTTAAACGTGCGGCAACATACTAATTTCTTATAATCACATTGGAAAAGGTCTTAAATAAATGTGTGGAAGCAGTGACCTATCACGTTACCAAATATAAGCTTAGATATAACTTGCCATTGCAAGAGAATGGACGGTTATATTAACTTATCTCCCTATAATTTCTTTAAGAATAACTTTAGAAAAATATcaagtttttctaaaaaaaaagaaagtataCTAATGATTGTTAACAATGTGTTAAATTGTCTTGGATCAAAAGCAACAAAGAAAGCTAAGCAATGAAGCAATCCATAATCCCAAGTCCCAAATTTGCAAAAGCTTCTCTcattctcactctctctcttctaaATATGAGCCCCATCTCTATTTTAGTATTACTTTCCCATACCAATCTTTGTGCTCACTCTAACATCTCACTTTTCCAACCCTTTGCTTCCAtacttctttctctttctgccacattctctctatctctcttcaACCCTTCAGCTTGTGCATGTGTTACCTTCCATCAAGCTATGAAACCATCACCACCATCTTCATTACTTCCCATTCTCCTCTTCACCATCTTCTTCCTCCTCTCCCCCACCATTATCACCTCAATTTCTCTATCACTCCCACCAACATCATCACCTTCTTCACCCTCCACTTCCACCCTTGACCCAAACCAACTCAAAGCCCTTCAATCCCTCAACATCCCCACATCCAAAAACCCTTGCATCCAACCATCTCTCCACAATGCCACACAATGTGACTCCTCAAAACCCTTCCACCACCTCATTTCCTTAACCCTTTCCAACTGCTCAACCTCCACTTCTCTCTCCTACAATGCCCTCAAATCCCTCTCCACACTCCAATCACTTCACTTCCTTAACTGCCCCATTGCCCCCATTCATTTCCCTCCTCAACTCACACACTCCCTCATCTCCTTCACCTCCATCAACAGCCTCCGCAAGATCTCTGGTGTATGGCTCTCTCACCTACCAAACCTCACCGATCTAACCATCTCAAATGTCCCAATAAAAGCCTCCGGTCCTTATGTTTTCCTCCCTCACATGAAAAAGCTCAAAACTTTAACCATTTCAAAAACCAACCTCACTGGCTATCTCCCAAAATACCTTCATTCCAACCTCACCCACATTGATTTTTCATCCAACAACCTCAAAGGAAACATACCCTCTTCCATCACCATGCTCGATAGCCTAGAAAGTTTGAATCTTTCTTCCAACAACTTCAAGGGTGAAATACCCTCTTCATTAGGAGACTTAATCTCCCTTAAAAATCTCTCCTTGGCTTCAAACTCATTCTCAGGATCCATCCCAGATTCAATTTCCGCCATACCCGATTTAACTCACATGGATCTAAGTTCAAACCAGCTCAACGGAACAATCCCAAACTTCATATCAGAAATGAAGAACCTCAAGTACTTGAATCTAGCTAACAACAACCTACATGGTGTTGTGCCATTCAACATGAGTTTTATCAAAACACTGACA contains:
- the LOC131607898 gene encoding receptor-like protein 51; translated protein: MSPISILVLLSHTNLCAHSNISLFQPFASILLSLSATFSLSLFNPSACACVTFHQAMKPSPPSSLLPILLFTIFFLLSPTIITSISLSLPPTSSPSSPSTSTLDPNQLKALQSLNIPTSKNPCIQPSLHNATQCDSSKPFHHLISLTLSNCSTSTSLSYNALKSLSTLQSLHFLNCPIAPIHFPPQLTHSLISFTSINSLRKISGVWLSHLPNLTDLTISNVPIKASGPYVFLPHMKKLKTLTISKTNLTGYLPKYLHSNLTHIDFSSNNLKGNIPSSITMLDSLESLNLSSNNFKGEIPSSLGDLISLKNLSLASNSFSGSIPDSISAIPDLTHMDLSSNQLNGTIPNFISEMKNLKYLNLANNNLHGVVPFNMSFIKTLTVFKVVGNSNLCYNHSVLSSKLKLEIAPCDKHGLPISPPPAKDSSEDDSSDSDYDDDDDGSVHKREHHHGTNKIVLGVAIALSSIVFLIVFLILCSKCCR